Proteins from a genomic interval of Sphingobacterium lactis:
- a CDS encoding NAD(P)H-dependent flavin oxidoreductase, whose product MKGNRFTELVDIAYPIVQGPFGGRASSVALTQVVSEMGGLGSYGCQPHSASEIIEIAGKIREQTDKPFNLNLWVNDYDEAAHTFSSSDLDRILSILKPYFEEVGAEFPTYPLPQAPRYADQLEAIFAVKPRVFSFVYGIPSSDVLEHCRRLNILTLGTATTVDEAIALENAGVDAIVASGADAGGHRVSFLDTPENSLVGTFSLIPQVADAVKIPVVAAGGISDARGVGAALQLGADAVQIGTAFLATQESGTSQGHKDILFTDKAKYTTLTKVFTGRLSRGLANRLTEELKNYQEEMAPYPLQGKIIGKLGAYPANIDSNPELKSLWAGQAAALVKHRDARTLITELIKDLNW is encoded by the coding sequence ATGAAAGGAAATAGATTTACAGAGCTAGTCGATATCGCCTATCCGATCGTTCAGGGCCCCTTTGGTGGTCGCGCTTCATCTGTAGCCCTAACACAAGTTGTTTCTGAGATGGGCGGTCTGGGATCCTACGGGTGCCAACCGCACAGTGCTTCGGAAATCATTGAAATTGCAGGCAAGATCAGGGAACAGACGGATAAACCGTTCAATTTAAATTTATGGGTCAATGATTACGATGAGGCTGCGCATACTTTCAGCTCTTCCGATCTGGACCGGATCCTGAGCATCCTGAAACCCTACTTCGAGGAGGTCGGTGCGGAATTCCCCACTTATCCTTTACCTCAGGCTCCCCGCTATGCAGATCAGCTGGAAGCCATCTTTGCCGTTAAGCCACGCGTTTTTTCCTTTGTCTATGGCATTCCATCTTCCGATGTTCTCGAACACTGTAGGCGCTTGAACATCCTTACTTTAGGCACTGCTACCACGGTGGATGAAGCAATTGCCTTAGAAAATGCTGGCGTTGATGCCATCGTTGCCTCAGGTGCCGACGCAGGTGGTCACCGCGTCTCCTTCCTGGATACCCCTGAAAATTCCTTAGTAGGCACCTTTTCCCTGATACCACAAGTTGCGGATGCCGTGAAGATTCCAGTTGTCGCTGCTGGGGGAATCAGCGATGCACGTGGCGTAGGCGCTGCCCTTCAACTCGGAGCGGATGCCGTACAGATCGGCACCGCCTTCTTGGCTACACAGGAGTCGGGAACCAGTCAGGGCCATAAGGATATCCTATTCACCGATAAAGCAAAATATACGACGCTCACCAAAGTTTTTACCGGCAGATTATCCAGGGGGTTGGCCAATAGGCTGACCGAGGAGCTAAAAAACTATCAGGAAGAGATGGCACCCTATCCGCTTCAGGGTAAAATTATCGGAAAACTTGGCGCCTACCCCGCCAATATTGATTCCAACCCGGAGTTAAAATCGCTCTGGGCAGGGCAAGCAGCGGCATTGGTAAAGCATCGGGATGCACGAACCTTGATCACTGAATTAATTAAAGATCTCAACTGGTAA
- a CDS encoding VIT1/CCC1 transporter family protein, translating into MTSHPSRKPTLDNYLDNHYVHRSNWLRAAVLGANDGIISVSSLAIGVAAASTSRDPILLATMASLVAGALSMAAGEYVSVSSQTDIEKSDIAREAEELAEMPEMELQMLAKIYESRGLKEETAMLVAKELTAKDALAAHVRDELGITEMSQANPIQAALASGAAFTAGAVLPLLVTLLAPLSYMEYYLYVFTIISLIVLGVVSAKTGGAPIGKAIIRIVIWGTIAMGLSALVGYLFGVQV; encoded by the coding sequence ATGACGTCCCATCCTTCCAGAAAACCCACGTTAGACAATTACCTCGACAACCATTATGTGCACCGCAGCAATTGGTTGCGAGCCGCTGTGCTAGGCGCCAATGACGGTATTATTTCAGTATCCAGTCTGGCCATTGGAGTTGCGGCGGCGAGCACGTCGCGCGACCCCATCCTGTTGGCCACCATGGCCAGTTTGGTGGCAGGTGCCCTATCCATGGCAGCTGGTGAATATGTGTCGGTAAGTTCACAGACAGATATTGAAAAATCCGATATCGCTCGGGAAGCGGAAGAACTCGCGGAAATGCCGGAAATGGAATTGCAAATGTTAGCCAAGATTTATGAATCAAGGGGGCTTAAGGAAGAAACGGCGATGTTGGTCGCCAAAGAGCTCACTGCGAAAGATGCCCTCGCAGCGCATGTGCGCGATGAATTGGGCATTACGGAAATGAGCCAGGCCAATCCCATTCAAGCCGCTTTGGCATCCGGAGCTGCATTTACGGCAGGTGCGGTTCTGCCACTTTTGGTTACTTTATTGGCACCATTGTCCTACATGGAATATTACCTCTACGTATTCACGATTATTTCCCTCATTGTTTTGGGTGTAGTTTCTGCCAAGACCGGCGGGGCCCCGATAGGGAAAGCCATCATACGCATTGTCATCTGGGGGACTATTGCCATGGGCCTTTCCGCCCTGGTCGGGTATCTCTTCGGTGTTCAGGTATAG
- a CDS encoding GNAT family N-acetyltransferase, whose product MTLTTERLILEQPTAADFQRFYEIYGDPETNAFNPYGGMSYERANTIFPEILSHWDIHDFGLWKIKTKEFPDRTIGFGGLSWKKYILEDRLNLGYRLDTAAWGKGFATELANNAITYGFNTLNKPEIFAIVRPANKPSIHVLEKCRFDHVGYLDDFPGLEKSLIYKLQRKA is encoded by the coding sequence ATGACACTAACTACGGAGCGTTTAATTCTTGAACAGCCTACAGCTGCTGATTTTCAACGGTTTTATGAAATCTATGGCGATCCTGAGACCAATGCGTTCAACCCCTACGGTGGCATGAGTTATGAACGTGCGAACACGATCTTTCCCGAAATATTATCCCATTGGGATATCCATGATTTTGGCCTCTGGAAGATTAAAACAAAGGAATTCCCTGACCGTACAATTGGTTTTGGTGGACTGTCCTGGAAGAAGTATATCTTGGAAGATCGGCTGAATCTTGGGTACCGGTTGGATACAGCCGCCTGGGGAAAGGGTTTTGCGACCGAATTAGCGAATAACGCCATTACCTATGGGTTCAATACGTTGAATAAACCCGAGATATTTGCCATTGTCCGGCCAGCGAACAAGCCTTCGATCCATGTTCTGGAGAAATGTCGGTTTGACCATGTCGGCTACCTGGATGACTTCCCGGGCTTGGAGAAGAGCCTAATATACAAGCTGCAAAGAAAAGCATGA